In Methanothermobacter tenebrarum, the sequence ATTAAAATCTAATAAAACCTCTAATACTCCGGTGATTCCTTACAAGACCTATGCCGGCAATGGAATCACCTTTAAATATCCTGCAGATTGGAAGCCTATAAGCGATCTTCACAGTCCCAGTAGGTGGGGTTCCAATCCGGATCCTATCCTAGCATTCTATGATCCAAGTGGCAATCATACTGAGGCTAACATTAGCACTTACTTTTACATTAAACAGTTGAACGTAAATTCCCTTGATGAGCAACTCAGCAGGTACAGGCATGATATCAGAGAGATTGGACAAACTGAAGTTTCAGAGCGAAACATTACTGTTAATGGGATGAAAGCTGTTGAACTCATTAAAACATGGCATGCTGATGGGATACAATACCAGGCTTTGACAGTGCACATCGAAGCCATCCCAGGATCTAGATATTATAGAATAGGATGCGTCACACCACTCAGCAAGTACAATGAGACACTACCTAAATTCAAGTTAGTGATAAACAGCTTCAAATTGGTGAACCGCCCCTAGCCTTGCAATGGGGGATCTCCCGCAGAAAAGTTAAAAGCCCATAGGAGACCCCTTACTCTGGATAATAAATGGGATCTGATAGCTTGCCCCTTTGAATATGATTTTGGGGGGTTATAGTATGCCGTCGAGTATTCCCATGACTATAGCGATGGCTTTTTCTTCATTTTTATCAACTCCCCCTGAGGAGTCTGCGATTTTTATCGCCATCTTTAATAGTATTTTTTTGAAATTTTGAGCCTCAGAATGTTCTATCCTCCCCAAAAGATCAGCAACTATCTTAAGGCCTTCGAGGGGGTTCTTCTTTAATAAATTTCTGAATTCAAGGTTATTATTCATTATAGTGATGACATGATCCCTGAAAACTTCATAGGTAAACCCGCTGGAATATTCTATCACATTCTTTGACTGGTTTAACACCTCATCTAATTCCCTTTCATCAATTCTACCATCAGCTATGGCCACGATTTCGAAAACCCAAATAGGAGCTGCTTGTAAAATCAACCATTCCCTTTCATCAAACCGATCCTTAAATATCAACTATACACCCCTACACATATGATATTACAAAATATTATCCATTTCATACCCTATGTAATATTTACCCCACCGGACTAAAGTGACCCTCACATAGGATGCATGAATACCTCCCCATACTCCAAGAAAAAAATTTGAGTCCACCACATTATTCTGATAAAAACTTTATATGAGACTATTAGAAAAGTATAAGACTATGAGAAAAAGCATCATCATAGCAACTGCTGCCCTTCTAATCATTGGCCTGTTATATCTCAATCCTCTGCCGAAGGAGAAAGTTTCTGAGCCGGAAAAACCCATTAACATCACCTTCACAGGGGATGTGATGTTAGGGAGGAACGTTAACCCAGTCCTATACGAAGACCCCCAACCATTCAAGGGAGTGATCAACCTCACCAACAACACAGATCTAACCGTGATAAACCTAGAATCACCCATCACCAATTCAACAAACCCAAGAGATAAACTGATAACATTCAAAGCAGATCCAAAATTTACAAAATCACTCAAAGAAGCCGGAGTTGACGTTGCATGCCTTGCAAACAACCACATCATGGACTATGGAGAAGAAGGCCTCAACGACACCATACAAAACTTGAAAGCAGCCGGTATAATGTATGTAGGCGCCGGCCCTAATATAACAGAAGCCTATAAACCCCTCATAATAGACATAAAAGGAAAAAGGATAGCCATAATACAAGCATCAGAATTCGCAGATGAATACTATATGCCACCAGCAACCAAAAACAGGCCCGGTTTCGCCCCAATATCATGGGAACATATAAAATCCGCCATAGATGATGCCAAAAAAGCTGGGGCCGATTATATTATCTGCGAATTCCATTACGGGAACGAGTACCGCTACACTCCAAACGAACTACAAAAAGACATATCACACAAATGTATCGACGAAGGCGCATTCATGGTAGTCGGACATCACCCCCACGTCCCAGGCAGCATAGAAAAATATAAAGGCCGCTTAATCTTTTATAGTCTCGGAAATTGCGTTTTTGACATGCAAAACCCCGAGACGAAAAGATCCATGATAATAGTCGTAACAATCAAAGATAATAGTTCAACCGTCCACATCTATCCCATAAACGTCATAGGCTACTACCCCCAACTAATGGATGTAGATGACGCCAACGCATTCCTAAAGGAGCTCGAATATTATTCAAATGTGGAAATCCAAAGCAAAAATGGTGTAGGGATAATCAAAACCTAAACAATTCCAATCTTCTCCATTACGAAACTTCCTCCACCTAGTGAACACTTGAAAAGAACATTAACTACAAACTCGCTGGAAGAATATCCCCTGGAATTCCTCCACATGATATCCTAAAAGGGGTGCTTCACAAAACATTCCAAGGTTCTTCTTAACAGCCTACTAGCCCCCCTCAAAAACCCGAGAATAAAAGAAGCCACACAACAGACTATAAACTCATAAAGATAAAAGAACTTCAAAAAAGAGAAGTCATAGGCAAAAAAATAATAATCCCCTCAATTTACCGTTAATTTTATAGGTGGGAACGTGTCAAGCTTCTATAGTGAAAAATTTTACTCCGGGATCGCAAATGACAAAGGCTACTTATATTATCATAGGATTAATAGCCATATTCGGGGTCTACCTTTACATTGTAACCGTTACAGGACCATTCGAACCAGTTGGACGCCTTGGGATAGTTAAACTCGCAAACCCTGACATGGCAGCTGGACACCCCCAATCAATAGTCGCTGCCAACTACGCCAAAAAAAGAGGATCAAAATGCGTAGTCGTAGTACACTATGCCGGAGACGCTTCCTACTCCCACTACCAAGAAGGCGACATTACAATAATAAATTTCGCATTCATCGACCCAAAAGGTCCTAGAACAGACATCGACTGGAACGAGGTCATACAAACATTCATATTCGGGATACCAGACGATAAATACCACTACAGGGTGGACGGGATAGAATTTGACACACTAGACGAAGCAATAGCCTATGTCCAGAACCTGGCAAAGGAAAATGGCCAAGAAAGTCCAATACCACTATACTTCCATGGTACAGTCCGCCAAGGCAACGTATTCATCAACCCCGGATGCGGCTTCCCACTATACGTCCAACTTGTATGGAAACAATACGGCAGACTCGGCGCATACTACTACATAGCAAGAGGCCTTATAGAACCCTACATCAACAATCCCTATGCAGTCTATGAGATGATGCACGCCTCAGACCTCCAAAAACTCTACAACCAAGGCTACCTAAACTATTAACCCCCACACCATCGGGGGTATATTTTCAGCTTCCCCTGAAAATAGGCTAAAACCCCACACACTCATCGATGTGGAATTGTCCTTTTTTTACAATCGACAAGAAAGCTCAATGCACAAGATAAAAAAATTGTAGAACTTCCTATCGTGAATGAGAGAGGCTCTCGACATCCTAGGAAGTACTGGATTAAATGCCTAACGAACCCTGGGCTACATGTCCAGGGGAGGGGCCGCCTTGACACGTGCCCAGAACTGGGTAGGATGAGAATCTCACGGTTTTAACCGTGGAAAGTGTCAATCTCCATGAAGAAGCCGCATTCAAGCAAATCTGAAAAAACTTATGGAGGATACGGTCCCCAGTCCTTTCATGTCTCAACCTGGGGATAACTCCCATAAGAATCAAATTTGTAGGTACACTATTTTATGATCTTTAAATAAATGACCTCAATCAGTCTTCCATATACCCATGGGACCATTATAAAGAGTGCAATAGCGATCATACCCCCTTATGATATCCCATGTTAATCCCGCACCCGACTGGTATCCCCCCAATGATGTTATAACGTTTACCAGTGATTATTGCGAATATGAGACCCGCAACCCCCTACTTTCCAAAAACTCATATCACATCCCCCAATGTGTACTCTCCCAAAAGGGGAGGGTCTAAACCCTCCTTTTTGTAAACCCTAGTTTGGCATCAATAACATGTCTATGATTTAACTTTCTTGGCGGTAATATAGAAATAGGATGAAGGATCAAATATACTTTGAAATGTGTATTGGCCCTGGTTCAAGGATACGATGCAATGAGAAAGAAGCCGTAGTAGGTGCGATTATACCCGCTGGTGGAAATTTTAAGGTTATAACCGTCCAACATCTTCTAAAAGTTGGTGGTTGTCATATAGGCGACCCTGTCTATATTGGGAAATTTAAGGGTATAATAACCAGGATATTATATGATCTGGATCTTGCCATTGCAGATTTTAAACTACCTTCTTCCATTGTTAAACTGGTTGAGATAGGATCTCCCAGGCTTGGACCAGCCTATTCCCTGAACAAGGGGGAGAAAAACTATTGTACAATCTTATCTGTGGGGAGAACATATCATTATCTTGCATTCGCCCATAGGAGGTTGCCTTTGCCTGGTGATAGCGGGTCCCCGATCATACAGGATGGTAAGGTTGTTGGTATCTTATCTTCTGTCTTTTTTAACAGTGCAACTGCTATCGCCTCTTCACTTGAAAGATTCCTATGATCCCTGGAGTATCCTTCTAACCTCCTCCTCTGAGACATCAGACCAGTTTTTGTAGGCGTCTGCAACCGCATAAGGGTATGCCTGTCTTATATTAGGGGAATATACAAAGTCTGCCCTGTCTTCTATCCTTTTGATGGCGTCTAGGTTGGCTGTGGGTACCGCGACGATTATCTTCGCAGCCCCCGCCCTTCTAAGAGCATCCAGGGCGGTGAGCATAGTATACCCTGATGCTAGGCCGTCATCAACAACTATTATAGTCCTGTTTCTAAGTTCCAGGGGTGGTTTGTCTCCTCTGAAAATACGAACCCTCCTTTTAACCTTCTGGAGAGTTTCCCTGACGCCCTCTTCTATTTCCTCTCCAGTTAACCCGAGTGAATCTATCAATTCCTGGTTTAATTTTATGGTCCCATCGAATGCCACAGCACCATATCCCGCTTCCCTGTTCCAGGGCAATGTTACTTTACTAACAACTAGAACATCCAATGTTAGATTGAGTTTCTCTGCTATAATAGATGCTACCGGGACTCCTCCTGCTGGGATGCCCAGTACAATAGCATCAGAATCTTTATAATCCTCAAGCATCTTGGCGAGGATTTCACCGGCTTCTTCCCG encodes:
- a CDS encoding PsbP-related protein; its protein translation is MIPYKTYAGNGITFKYPADWKPISDLHSPSRWGSNPDPILAFYDPSGNHTEANISTYFYIKQLNVNSLDEQLSRYRHDIREIGQTEVSERNITVNGMKAVELIKTWHADGIQYQALTVHIEAIPGSRYYRIGCVTPLSKYNETLPKFKLVINSFKLVNRP
- a CDS encoding CapA family protein; its protein translation is MRLLEKYKTMRKSIIIATAALLIIGLLYLNPLPKEKVSEPEKPINITFTGDVMLGRNVNPVLYEDPQPFKGVINLTNNTDLTVINLESPITNSTNPRDKLITFKADPKFTKSLKEAGVDVACLANNHIMDYGEEGLNDTIQNLKAAGIMYVGAGPNITEAYKPLIIDIKGKRIAIIQASEFADEYYMPPATKNRPGFAPISWEHIKSAIDDAKKAGADYIICEFHYGNEYRYTPNELQKDISHKCIDEGAFMVVGHHPHVPGSIEKYKGRLIFYSLGNCVFDMQNPETKRSMIIVVTIKDNSSTVHIYPINVIGYYPQLMDVDDANAFLKELEYYSNVEIQSKNGVGIIKT
- a CDS encoding SpoIVB peptidase S55 domain-containing protein; protein product: MKDQIYFEMCIGPGSRIRCNEKEAVVGAIIPAGGNFKVITVQHLLKVGGCHIGDPVYIGKFKGIITRILYDLDLAIADFKLPSSIVKLVEIGSPRLGPAYSLNKGEKNYCTILSVGRTYHYLAFAHRRLPLPGDSGSPIIQDGKVVGILSSVFFNSATAIASSLERFL
- a CDS encoding phosphoribosyltransferase, whose translation is MTKIIEDRNLRDKFFVFRDREEAGEILAKMLEDYKDSDAIVLGIPAGGVPVASIIAEKLNLTLDVLVVSKVTLPWNREAGYGAVAFDGTIKLNQELIDSLGLTGEEIEEGVRETLQKVKRRVRIFRGDKPPLELRNRTIIVVDDGLASGYTMLTALDALRRAGAAKIIVAVPTANLDAIKRIEDRADFVYSPNIRQAYPYAVADAYKNWSDVSEEEVRRILQGS